From one Lineus longissimus chromosome 3, tnLinLong1.2, whole genome shotgun sequence genomic stretch:
- the LOC135484241 gene encoding regulator of G-protein signaling 7-like isoform X12 produces MEQIVERMQDEQSGVPVKTVKNFISKVPSVFTGTELVTWMMKNLDVEDQTEALHLAHLMASHGYFFPIEDHVLTVKNDNTYYRFQTPCFWPSRCGEPENTDYAVYLCKRTMQNKQRLELADYEAENLARLQKMFSRKWELIFMQAEAQAKVDKKRDKLERKVLDSQERAFWDVHRPVPGSVNTAEVDIKKSLTSFSFQPGCVNTTEVDIKKACKMNKPLKTTKPSYQVPGGRISPSVSEADLRNPADSMRKDELLDKVEASRQNLERRRVKVSKVAECFISYFEQYAEFDPFLTPVEPSNPWLTESVDFWEQEKNLKDVPQRRVKRWAFSVFELLKDPAGRDQFSKFLDKEFSGENLNKYSWTRTSNSFHYKEEGCYVNMSSHPERNRFWEACQELKSVSQSNVHKKVQEIYSAFLAPGAYDPVNVDSRVAEIVKKRVHNNPDRYCFAEAEEHIFNLMKSDSYSRYLRSDMYKEFLGGTKKKTSCKRCPPLLRMCSETEQDIT; encoded by the exons ATGGAGCAGATAGTGGAAAGAATGCAGGATGAACAGTCGGGTGTGCcagtcaaaactgtcaaaaattTCATATCTAAAGTTCCAAGTGTTTTTACTG GTACAGAACTGGTAACTTGGATGATGAAAAACTTAGATGTTGAAGACCAAA CGGAGGCACTCCACCTTGCCCACCTGATGGCTAGCCATGGCTATTTCTTCCCTATTGAGGATCATGTACTTACTGTAAAAAACGATAATACCTATTACAGATTCCAG ACACCTTGTTTTTGGCCATCACGGTGTGGTGAACCAGAAAATACTGACTATG CTGTATATTTATGCAAGAGAACAATGCAAAACAAGCAACGGTTAGAACTGgccgattacgaagctgaaaaCTTAGCACGACTACAAAAGATGTTTTCTAGGAAATGGGAATTAATATTCATGCAGGCAGAAGCACAGGCTAA AGTTGACAAAAAAAGAGACAAATTAGAACGGAAGGTTTTGGATAGCCAAGAAAGGGCATTCTGGGATGTACACAGACCAGTA CCCGGGAGTGTTAATACGGCTGAAGTAGATATAAAGAAATCCCTCACTTCGTTTTCCTTTCAGCCTGGGTGCGTGAATACGACAGAAGTCGATATAAAGAAAGCATGCAAAATGAACAAACCACTCAAAACAACCAAG CCAAGCTATCAGGTTCCAGGGGGGAGAATTAGTCCTAGTGTATCAGAAGCTGATTTAAGAAATCCAGCCGACTCAATGAGGAAAGAT GAATTACTAGACAAG GTTGAAGCTTCCAGGCAAAATCTAGAAAGAAGAAGAGTAAAAGTATCAAAAGTAGCAGAATG CTTTATCTCCTACTTTGAGCAGTATGCAGAGTTTGATCCCTTTCTAACGCCAGTAGAACCTTCTAATCCTTGGCTAACAGAGAGTGTTGACTTTTGGGAGCAAGAGAAAAATTT GAAAGATGTTCCTCAGCGTCGAGTAAAACGATGGGCTTTCTCCGTATTTGAACTGCTGAAAGATCCGGCAGGCCGGGATCAATTCTCTAAATTTTTAGATAAAGAATTTAGTGGTGAAAATCTCAA TAAATACTCTTGGACTCGTACCAGTAATTCTTTTCATTATAAAGAGGAAGGATGTTATGTGAATATGTCTTCACATCCCGAGAGGAACAG attttgggaAGCCTGTCAAGAGCTCAAAAGTGTATCTCAAAGTAATGTGCACAAGAAAGTCCAAGAAATATACAG TGCATTTTTAGCTCCCGGGGCATATGACCCTGTAAATGTGGATAGTCGAGTGGCTGAGATAGTGAAAAAGCGTGTACATAATAACCCAGATAGATATTGTTTTGCTGAGGCAGAG GAACATATCTTCAACTTGATGAAGAGTGACAGTTACAGTCGATACCTCCGCTCAGACATGTATAAGGAATTCCTCGGGGGGACAAAGAAAAAG
- the LOC135484241 gene encoding regulator of G-protein signaling 7-like isoform X4: MVVYRLVGNMAHRYSKKNEGVSSGGTTGGSNGQQPHSLKEEENPHNLVYKKTPSWAEEQKKMEQIVERMQDEQSGVPVKTVKNFISKVPSVFTGTELVTWMMKNLDVEDQTEALHLAHLMASHGYFFPIEDHVLTVKNDNTYYRFQTPCFWPSRCGEPENTDYAVYLCKRTMQNKQRLELADYEAENLARLQKMFSRKWELIFMQAEAQAKVDKKRDKLERKVLDSQERAFWDVHRPVPGSVNTAEVDIKKSLTSFSFQPGCVNTTEVDIKKACKMNKPLKTTKPSYQVPGGRISPSVSEADLRNPADSMRKDVEASRQNLERRRVKVSKVAECFISYFEQYAEFDPFLTPVEPSNPWLTESVDFWEQEKNLKDVPQRRVKRWAFSVFELLKDPAGRDQFSKFLDKEFSGENLNKYSWTRTSNSFHYKEEGCYVNMSSHPERNRFWEACQELKSVSQSNVHKKVQEIYSAFLAPGAYDPVNVDSRVAEIVKKRVHNNPDRYCFAEAEEHIFNLMKSDSYSRYLRSDMYKEFLGGTKKKTSCKRCPPLLRMCSETEQDIT, translated from the exons ATGGTTGTCTATAGGCTGGTTGGTAATATGGCTCATAGGTACAGCAAGAAGAACGAAGGGGTCAGCAGTGGAGGTACAACCGGCGGTAGTAACGGACAACAGCCACACTCACTAAAAGAAGAAGAGAACCCTCATAATCTTGTGTATAAAAAG ACCCCCTCCTGGGCTGAAGAGCAAAAAAAG ATGGAGCAGATAGTGGAAAGAATGCAGGATGAACAGTCGGGTGTGCcagtcaaaactgtcaaaaattTCATATCTAAAGTTCCAAGTGTTTTTACTG GTACAGAACTGGTAACTTGGATGATGAAAAACTTAGATGTTGAAGACCAAA CGGAGGCACTCCACCTTGCCCACCTGATGGCTAGCCATGGCTATTTCTTCCCTATTGAGGATCATGTACTTACTGTAAAAAACGATAATACCTATTACAGATTCCAG ACACCTTGTTTTTGGCCATCACGGTGTGGTGAACCAGAAAATACTGACTATG CTGTATATTTATGCAAGAGAACAATGCAAAACAAGCAACGGTTAGAACTGgccgattacgaagctgaaaaCTTAGCACGACTACAAAAGATGTTTTCTAGGAAATGGGAATTAATATTCATGCAGGCAGAAGCACAGGCTAA AGTTGACAAAAAAAGAGACAAATTAGAACGGAAGGTTTTGGATAGCCAAGAAAGGGCATTCTGGGATGTACACAGACCAGTA CCCGGGAGTGTTAATACGGCTGAAGTAGATATAAAGAAATCCCTCACTTCGTTTTCCTTTCAGCCTGGGTGCGTGAATACGACAGAAGTCGATATAAAGAAAGCATGCAAAATGAACAAACCACTCAAAACAACCAAG CCAAGCTATCAGGTTCCAGGGGGGAGAATTAGTCCTAGTGTATCAGAAGCTGATTTAAGAAATCCAGCCGACTCAATGAGGAAAGAT GTTGAAGCTTCCAGGCAAAATCTAGAAAGAAGAAGAGTAAAAGTATCAAAAGTAGCAGAATG CTTTATCTCCTACTTTGAGCAGTATGCAGAGTTTGATCCCTTTCTAACGCCAGTAGAACCTTCTAATCCTTGGCTAACAGAGAGTGTTGACTTTTGGGAGCAAGAGAAAAATTT GAAAGATGTTCCTCAGCGTCGAGTAAAACGATGGGCTTTCTCCGTATTTGAACTGCTGAAAGATCCGGCAGGCCGGGATCAATTCTCTAAATTTTTAGATAAAGAATTTAGTGGTGAAAATCTCAA TAAATACTCTTGGACTCGTACCAGTAATTCTTTTCATTATAAAGAGGAAGGATGTTATGTGAATATGTCTTCACATCCCGAGAGGAACAG attttgggaAGCCTGTCAAGAGCTCAAAAGTGTATCTCAAAGTAATGTGCACAAGAAAGTCCAAGAAATATACAG TGCATTTTTAGCTCCCGGGGCATATGACCCTGTAAATGTGGATAGTCGAGTGGCTGAGATAGTGAAAAAGCGTGTACATAATAACCCAGATAGATATTGTTTTGCTGAGGCAGAG GAACATATCTTCAACTTGATGAAGAGTGACAGTTACAGTCGATACCTCCGCTCAGACATGTATAAGGAATTCCTCGGGGGGACAAAGAAAAAG
- the LOC135484241 gene encoding regulator of G-protein signaling 7-like isoform X8 — protein MVVYRLVGNMAHRYSKKNEGVSSGGTTGGSNGQQPHSLKEEENPHNLVYKKTPSWAEEQKKMEQIVERMQDEQSGVPVKTVKNFISKVPSVFTGTELVTWMMKNLDVEDQTEALHLAHLMASHGYFFPIEDHVLTVKNDNTYYRFQTPCFWPSRCGEPENTDYAVYLCKRTMQNKQRLELADYEAENLARLQKMFSRKWELIFMQAEAQAKVDKKRDKLERKVLDSQERAFWDVHRPVPGSVNTAEVDIKKSLTSFSFQPGCVNTTEVDIKKACKMNKPLKTTKPSYQVPGGRISPSVSEADLRNPADSMRKDELLDKVEASRQNLERRRVKVSKVAECFISYFEQYAEFDPFLTPVEPSNPWLTESVDFWEQEKNLKDVPQRRVKRWAFSVFELLKDPAGRDQFSKFLDKEFSGENLKFWEACQELKSVSQSNVHKKVQEIYSAFLAPGAYDPVNVDSRVAEIVKKRVHNNPDRYCFAEAEEHIFNLMKSDSYSRYLRSDMYKEFLGGTKKKTSCKRCPPLLRMCSETEQDIT, from the exons ATGGTTGTCTATAGGCTGGTTGGTAATATGGCTCATAGGTACAGCAAGAAGAACGAAGGGGTCAGCAGTGGAGGTACAACCGGCGGTAGTAACGGACAACAGCCACACTCACTAAAAGAAGAAGAGAACCCTCATAATCTTGTGTATAAAAAG ACCCCCTCCTGGGCTGAAGAGCAAAAAAAG ATGGAGCAGATAGTGGAAAGAATGCAGGATGAACAGTCGGGTGTGCcagtcaaaactgtcaaaaattTCATATCTAAAGTTCCAAGTGTTTTTACTG GTACAGAACTGGTAACTTGGATGATGAAAAACTTAGATGTTGAAGACCAAA CGGAGGCACTCCACCTTGCCCACCTGATGGCTAGCCATGGCTATTTCTTCCCTATTGAGGATCATGTACTTACTGTAAAAAACGATAATACCTATTACAGATTCCAG ACACCTTGTTTTTGGCCATCACGGTGTGGTGAACCAGAAAATACTGACTATG CTGTATATTTATGCAAGAGAACAATGCAAAACAAGCAACGGTTAGAACTGgccgattacgaagctgaaaaCTTAGCACGACTACAAAAGATGTTTTCTAGGAAATGGGAATTAATATTCATGCAGGCAGAAGCACAGGCTAA AGTTGACAAAAAAAGAGACAAATTAGAACGGAAGGTTTTGGATAGCCAAGAAAGGGCATTCTGGGATGTACACAGACCAGTA CCCGGGAGTGTTAATACGGCTGAAGTAGATATAAAGAAATCCCTCACTTCGTTTTCCTTTCAGCCTGGGTGCGTGAATACGACAGAAGTCGATATAAAGAAAGCATGCAAAATGAACAAACCACTCAAAACAACCAAG CCAAGCTATCAGGTTCCAGGGGGGAGAATTAGTCCTAGTGTATCAGAAGCTGATTTAAGAAATCCAGCCGACTCAATGAGGAAAGAT GAATTACTAGACAAG GTTGAAGCTTCCAGGCAAAATCTAGAAAGAAGAAGAGTAAAAGTATCAAAAGTAGCAGAATG CTTTATCTCCTACTTTGAGCAGTATGCAGAGTTTGATCCCTTTCTAACGCCAGTAGAACCTTCTAATCCTTGGCTAACAGAGAGTGTTGACTTTTGGGAGCAAGAGAAAAATTT GAAAGATGTTCCTCAGCGTCGAGTAAAACGATGGGCTTTCTCCGTATTTGAACTGCTGAAAGATCCGGCAGGCCGGGATCAATTCTCTAAATTTTTAGATAAAGAATTTAGTGGTGAAAATCTCAA attttgggaAGCCTGTCAAGAGCTCAAAAGTGTATCTCAAAGTAATGTGCACAAGAAAGTCCAAGAAATATACAG TGCATTTTTAGCTCCCGGGGCATATGACCCTGTAAATGTGGATAGTCGAGTGGCTGAGATAGTGAAAAAGCGTGTACATAATAACCCAGATAGATATTGTTTTGCTGAGGCAGAG GAACATATCTTCAACTTGATGAAGAGTGACAGTTACAGTCGATACCTCCGCTCAGACATGTATAAGGAATTCCTCGGGGGGACAAAGAAAAAG
- the LOC135484241 gene encoding regulator of G-protein signaling 7-like isoform X11 yields MVTKMEQIVERMQDEQSGVPVKTVKNFISKVPSVFTGTELVTWMMKNLDVEDQTEALHLAHLMASHGYFFPIEDHVLTVKNDNTYYRFQTPCFWPSRCGEPENTDYAVYLCKRTMQNKQRLELADYEAENLARLQKMFSRKWELIFMQAEAQAKVDKKRDKLERKVLDSQERAFWDVHRPVPGSVNTAEVDIKKSLTSFSFQPGCVNTTEVDIKKACKMNKPLKTTKPSYQVPGGRISPSVSEADLRNPADSMRKDELLDKVEASRQNLERRRVKVSKVAECFISYFEQYAEFDPFLTPVEPSNPWLTESVDFWEQEKNLKDVPQRRVKRWAFSVFELLKDPAGRDQFSKFLDKEFSGENLNKYSWTRTSNSFHYKEEGCYVNMSSHPERNRFWEACQELKSVSQSNVHKKVQEIYSAFLAPGAYDPVNVDSRVAEIVKKRVHNNPDRYCFAEAEEHIFNLMKSDSYSRYLRSDMYKEFLGGTKKKTSCKRCPPLLRMCSETEQDIT; encoded by the exons ATGGTCACTAAG ATGGAGCAGATAGTGGAAAGAATGCAGGATGAACAGTCGGGTGTGCcagtcaaaactgtcaaaaattTCATATCTAAAGTTCCAAGTGTTTTTACTG GTACAGAACTGGTAACTTGGATGATGAAAAACTTAGATGTTGAAGACCAAA CGGAGGCACTCCACCTTGCCCACCTGATGGCTAGCCATGGCTATTTCTTCCCTATTGAGGATCATGTACTTACTGTAAAAAACGATAATACCTATTACAGATTCCAG ACACCTTGTTTTTGGCCATCACGGTGTGGTGAACCAGAAAATACTGACTATG CTGTATATTTATGCAAGAGAACAATGCAAAACAAGCAACGGTTAGAACTGgccgattacgaagctgaaaaCTTAGCACGACTACAAAAGATGTTTTCTAGGAAATGGGAATTAATATTCATGCAGGCAGAAGCACAGGCTAA AGTTGACAAAAAAAGAGACAAATTAGAACGGAAGGTTTTGGATAGCCAAGAAAGGGCATTCTGGGATGTACACAGACCAGTA CCCGGGAGTGTTAATACGGCTGAAGTAGATATAAAGAAATCCCTCACTTCGTTTTCCTTTCAGCCTGGGTGCGTGAATACGACAGAAGTCGATATAAAGAAAGCATGCAAAATGAACAAACCACTCAAAACAACCAAG CCAAGCTATCAGGTTCCAGGGGGGAGAATTAGTCCTAGTGTATCAGAAGCTGATTTAAGAAATCCAGCCGACTCAATGAGGAAAGAT GAATTACTAGACAAG GTTGAAGCTTCCAGGCAAAATCTAGAAAGAAGAAGAGTAAAAGTATCAAAAGTAGCAGAATG CTTTATCTCCTACTTTGAGCAGTATGCAGAGTTTGATCCCTTTCTAACGCCAGTAGAACCTTCTAATCCTTGGCTAACAGAGAGTGTTGACTTTTGGGAGCAAGAGAAAAATTT GAAAGATGTTCCTCAGCGTCGAGTAAAACGATGGGCTTTCTCCGTATTTGAACTGCTGAAAGATCCGGCAGGCCGGGATCAATTCTCTAAATTTTTAGATAAAGAATTTAGTGGTGAAAATCTCAA TAAATACTCTTGGACTCGTACCAGTAATTCTTTTCATTATAAAGAGGAAGGATGTTATGTGAATATGTCTTCACATCCCGAGAGGAACAG attttgggaAGCCTGTCAAGAGCTCAAAAGTGTATCTCAAAGTAATGTGCACAAGAAAGTCCAAGAAATATACAG TGCATTTTTAGCTCCCGGGGCATATGACCCTGTAAATGTGGATAGTCGAGTGGCTGAGATAGTGAAAAAGCGTGTACATAATAACCCAGATAGATATTGTTTTGCTGAGGCAGAG GAACATATCTTCAACTTGATGAAGAGTGACAGTTACAGTCGATACCTCCGCTCAGACATGTATAAGGAATTCCTCGGGGGGACAAAGAAAAAG
- the LOC135484241 gene encoding regulator of G-protein signaling 7-like isoform X7, translating into MVVYRLVGNMAHRYSKKNEGVSSGGTTGGSNGQQPHSLKEEENPHNLVYKKTPSWAEEQKKMEQIVERMQDEQSGVPVKTVKNFISKVPSVFTGTELVTWMMKNLDVEDQTEALHLAHLMASHGYFFPIEDHVLTVKNDNTYYRFQTPCFWPSRCGEPENTDYAVYLCKRTMQNKQRLELADYEAENLARLQKMFSRKWELIFMQAEAQAKVDKKRDKLERKVLDSQERAFWDVHRPVPGCVNTTEVDIKKACKMNKPLKTTKPSYQVPGGRISPSVSEADLRNPADSMRKDELLDKVEASRQNLERRRVKVSKVAECFISYFEQYAEFDPFLTPVEPSNPWLTESVDFWEQEKNLKDVPQRRVKRWAFSVFELLKDPAGRDQFSKFLDKEFSGENLNKYSWTRTSNSFHYKEEGCYVNMSSHPERNRFWEACQELKSVSQSNVHKKVQEIYSAFLAPGAYDPVNVDSRVAEIVKKRVHNNPDRYCFAEAEEHIFNLMKSDSYSRYLRSDMYKEFLGGTKKKTSCKRCPPLLRMCSETEQDIT; encoded by the exons ATGGTTGTCTATAGGCTGGTTGGTAATATGGCTCATAGGTACAGCAAGAAGAACGAAGGGGTCAGCAGTGGAGGTACAACCGGCGGTAGTAACGGACAACAGCCACACTCACTAAAAGAAGAAGAGAACCCTCATAATCTTGTGTATAAAAAG ACCCCCTCCTGGGCTGAAGAGCAAAAAAAG ATGGAGCAGATAGTGGAAAGAATGCAGGATGAACAGTCGGGTGTGCcagtcaaaactgtcaaaaattTCATATCTAAAGTTCCAAGTGTTTTTACTG GTACAGAACTGGTAACTTGGATGATGAAAAACTTAGATGTTGAAGACCAAA CGGAGGCACTCCACCTTGCCCACCTGATGGCTAGCCATGGCTATTTCTTCCCTATTGAGGATCATGTACTTACTGTAAAAAACGATAATACCTATTACAGATTCCAG ACACCTTGTTTTTGGCCATCACGGTGTGGTGAACCAGAAAATACTGACTATG CTGTATATTTATGCAAGAGAACAATGCAAAACAAGCAACGGTTAGAACTGgccgattacgaagctgaaaaCTTAGCACGACTACAAAAGATGTTTTCTAGGAAATGGGAATTAATATTCATGCAGGCAGAAGCACAGGCTAA AGTTGACAAAAAAAGAGACAAATTAGAACGGAAGGTTTTGGATAGCCAAGAAAGGGCATTCTGGGATGTACACAGACCAGTA CCTGGGTGCGTGAATACGACAGAAGTCGATATAAAGAAAGCATGCAAAATGAACAAACCACTCAAAACAACCAAG CCAAGCTATCAGGTTCCAGGGGGGAGAATTAGTCCTAGTGTATCAGAAGCTGATTTAAGAAATCCAGCCGACTCAATGAGGAAAGAT GAATTACTAGACAAG GTTGAAGCTTCCAGGCAAAATCTAGAAAGAAGAAGAGTAAAAGTATCAAAAGTAGCAGAATG CTTTATCTCCTACTTTGAGCAGTATGCAGAGTTTGATCCCTTTCTAACGCCAGTAGAACCTTCTAATCCTTGGCTAACAGAGAGTGTTGACTTTTGGGAGCAAGAGAAAAATTT GAAAGATGTTCCTCAGCGTCGAGTAAAACGATGGGCTTTCTCCGTATTTGAACTGCTGAAAGATCCGGCAGGCCGGGATCAATTCTCTAAATTTTTAGATAAAGAATTTAGTGGTGAAAATCTCAA TAAATACTCTTGGACTCGTACCAGTAATTCTTTTCATTATAAAGAGGAAGGATGTTATGTGAATATGTCTTCACATCCCGAGAGGAACAG attttgggaAGCCTGTCAAGAGCTCAAAAGTGTATCTCAAAGTAATGTGCACAAGAAAGTCCAAGAAATATACAG TGCATTTTTAGCTCCCGGGGCATATGACCCTGTAAATGTGGATAGTCGAGTGGCTGAGATAGTGAAAAAGCGTGTACATAATAACCCAGATAGATATTGTTTTGCTGAGGCAGAG GAACATATCTTCAACTTGATGAAGAGTGACAGTTACAGTCGATACCTCCGCTCAGACATGTATAAGGAATTCCTCGGGGGGACAAAGAAAAAG
- the LOC135484241 gene encoding regulator of G-protein signaling 7-like isoform X9: MVVYRLVGNMAHRYSKKNEGVSSGGTTGGSNGQQPHSLKEEENPHNLVYKKTPSWAEEQKKMEQIVERMQDEQSGVPVKTVKNFISKVPSVFTGTELVTWMMKNLDVEDQTEALHLAHLMASHGYFFPIEDHVLTVKNDNTYYRFQTPCFWPSRCGEPENTDYAVYLCKRTMQNKQRLELADYEAENLARLQKMFSRKWELIFMQAEAQAKVDKKRDKLERKVLDSQERAFWDVHRPVPGSVNTAEVDIKKSLTSFSFQPGCVNTTEVDIKKACKMNKPLKTTKPSYQVPGGRISPSVSEADLRNPADSMRKDVEASRQNLERRRVKVSKVAECFISYFEQYAEFDPFLTPVEPSNPWLTESVDFWEQEKNLKDVPQRRVKRWAFSVFELLKDPAGRDQFSKFLDKEFSGENLKFWEACQELKSVSQSNVHKKVQEIYSAFLAPGAYDPVNVDSRVAEIVKKRVHNNPDRYCFAEAEEHIFNLMKSDSYSRYLRSDMYKEFLGGTKKKTSCKRCPPLLRMCSETEQDIT; encoded by the exons ATGGTTGTCTATAGGCTGGTTGGTAATATGGCTCATAGGTACAGCAAGAAGAACGAAGGGGTCAGCAGTGGAGGTACAACCGGCGGTAGTAACGGACAACAGCCACACTCACTAAAAGAAGAAGAGAACCCTCATAATCTTGTGTATAAAAAG ACCCCCTCCTGGGCTGAAGAGCAAAAAAAG ATGGAGCAGATAGTGGAAAGAATGCAGGATGAACAGTCGGGTGTGCcagtcaaaactgtcaaaaattTCATATCTAAAGTTCCAAGTGTTTTTACTG GTACAGAACTGGTAACTTGGATGATGAAAAACTTAGATGTTGAAGACCAAA CGGAGGCACTCCACCTTGCCCACCTGATGGCTAGCCATGGCTATTTCTTCCCTATTGAGGATCATGTACTTACTGTAAAAAACGATAATACCTATTACAGATTCCAG ACACCTTGTTTTTGGCCATCACGGTGTGGTGAACCAGAAAATACTGACTATG CTGTATATTTATGCAAGAGAACAATGCAAAACAAGCAACGGTTAGAACTGgccgattacgaagctgaaaaCTTAGCACGACTACAAAAGATGTTTTCTAGGAAATGGGAATTAATATTCATGCAGGCAGAAGCACAGGCTAA AGTTGACAAAAAAAGAGACAAATTAGAACGGAAGGTTTTGGATAGCCAAGAAAGGGCATTCTGGGATGTACACAGACCAGTA CCCGGGAGTGTTAATACGGCTGAAGTAGATATAAAGAAATCCCTCACTTCGTTTTCCTTTCAGCCTGGGTGCGTGAATACGACAGAAGTCGATATAAAGAAAGCATGCAAAATGAACAAACCACTCAAAACAACCAAG CCAAGCTATCAGGTTCCAGGGGGGAGAATTAGTCCTAGTGTATCAGAAGCTGATTTAAGAAATCCAGCCGACTCAATGAGGAAAGAT GTTGAAGCTTCCAGGCAAAATCTAGAAAGAAGAAGAGTAAAAGTATCAAAAGTAGCAGAATG CTTTATCTCCTACTTTGAGCAGTATGCAGAGTTTGATCCCTTTCTAACGCCAGTAGAACCTTCTAATCCTTGGCTAACAGAGAGTGTTGACTTTTGGGAGCAAGAGAAAAATTT GAAAGATGTTCCTCAGCGTCGAGTAAAACGATGGGCTTTCTCCGTATTTGAACTGCTGAAAGATCCGGCAGGCCGGGATCAATTCTCTAAATTTTTAGATAAAGAATTTAGTGGTGAAAATCTCAA attttgggaAGCCTGTCAAGAGCTCAAAAGTGTATCTCAAAGTAATGTGCACAAGAAAGTCCAAGAAATATACAG TGCATTTTTAGCTCCCGGGGCATATGACCCTGTAAATGTGGATAGTCGAGTGGCTGAGATAGTGAAAAAGCGTGTACATAATAACCCAGATAGATATTGTTTTGCTGAGGCAGAG GAACATATCTTCAACTTGATGAAGAGTGACAGTTACAGTCGATACCTCCGCTCAGACATGTATAAGGAATTCCTCGGGGGGACAAAGAAAAAG